A region from the Vicia villosa cultivar HV-30 ecotype Madison, WI linkage group LG3, Vvil1.0, whole genome shotgun sequence genome encodes:
- the LOC131660949 gene encoding protein SABRE-like: MAASPVNFLFGFLLLSIALWLLFISTSRLLAWILSWSLGASVKFRFGGWKCLRDVVVKFKKGAVESVSVGEIKLSLRQSLVKLGVGFISRDPKLQVLICDLEVVMRPSNKSPGKKKTRKSRASGRGKWMIVGNIARYLSVCVTDLVLKTPKFTVEIKELNVEISKDGGSKSSLLVRLQILPILVYIGEPRVSCDQLSNLNGGGCSSSCQASFAAVERSSAPFICEKFSVSCEFGHDREAGIVIKNVDISSGEVTLNLNEELLLKNKSSSESSSNSHSVVGLQADSVSNKKPSKKQQRLAAFSKYSSMFPEKVVN; encoded by the exons ATGGCGGCTTCTCCTGTTAATTTCCTCTTTGGATTTTTGTTACTTTCCATTGCGTTATGGCTGCTTTTCAT ATCTACTTCCAGATTATTGGCTTGGATTTTGAGTTGGAGTTTGGGAGCATCTGTTAAATTTCGTTTTGGTGGGTGGAAATGTTTAAGGGATGTGGTAGTGAAGtttaaaaag GGTGCTGTTGAATCTGTATCTGTTGGTGAAATTAAGCTCAGCTTACGCCAGTCCCTGGTCAAACTTGGTGTGGGTTTTATATCTCGGGATCCAAAGCTGCAAGTGTTAATATGTGACTTAGAAGTTGTGATGAGGCCTTCAAATAAAAGCCCAGGGAAGAAAAAAACTCGGAAATCCCGTGCTTCAGGAAGAGGGAAGTGGATGATTGTAGGCAATATTGCTAGATATCTGTCAGTTTGTGTGACTGATCTTGTTCTGAAG ACACCAAAATTTACTGTTGAAATCAAAGAATTGAATGTGGAAATATCTAAAGATGGTGGATCTAAGTCAAGTTTGTTAGTTAGACTACAAATATTACCTATTCTTGTTTATATTGGTGAGCCGCGGGTTAGTTGTGACCAGTTATCTAATTTAAATGGCGGGGGATGCAGTTCTTCGTGCCAGGCATCCTTTGCTGCTGTAGAAAGGTCTTCTGCCCCTTTTATCTGTGAAAAGTTTTCAGTCTCTTGTGAATTTGGCCATGATAG GGAAGCTGGTATAGTTATCAAGAATGTGGACATATCCAGTGGAGAGGTTACATTGAATTTAAATGAGGAGttgcttttgaaaaacaagagttCATCAGAGTCTTCTTCTAACTCCCACAGTGTTGTAGGGTTACAAGCTGATTCTGTAAGCAATAAAAAACCATCAAAGAAGCAGCAAAGACTTGCAGCCTTCTCCAAGTACAGTTCTATGTTTCCTGAAAAGGTTGTAAATTAA
- the LOC131655375 gene encoding uncharacterized protein LOC131655375: MEKPENHLNTDDISEKEASQLAALLKEMKEGLDNVNRKIQTLTAKVKAQSSTADGFSYLEAKNLLLLNYCQSLVYYLLRKAKGYSIEEHPVVRSIVEIRLFLEKIRPIDKKQQYQIQKVIKASESAASNANEKVPATSSKSEDVSKYRPNPDGLISKTQPTAQEGDGDDVYRPPRIAPTSMDMDKSSKQERNAIRRDREILKQAKQSDFIRTMVNDMEERPEEIRDFMGNSREVDKYVSQQDERSRQEEELFTRVPMTKQERKREKYMKKATNGMQGITESLFDEVKGLHFEDDSGEQTMGFKKGSKRNGKHGKLKKRKRKH, encoded by the exons ATGGAGAAGCCTGAAAATCATCTCAATACTGACGATATCAGTGAAAA AGAAGCATCTCAGCTTGCTGCATTGTTGAAAGAAATGAAGGAAGGACTTGATAATGTTAACCGCAAAATTCAAACTTTAACTGCCAAG GTGAAAGCTCAGAGTTCTACCGCAGATGGATTCAGTTATCTCGAAGCTAAAAATTTGCTTCTTTTGAATTATTGTCAATCCCTTGTTTATTATCTATTGCGAAAGGCTAAGGGATATTCTATAGAAGAACATCCCGTTGTTCGAAGTATAGTTGAGATCAGATTATTTTTAGAAAAG ATTCGTCCTATTGATAAAAAACAGCAATACCAAATCCAGAAAGTTATTAAAGCTAGTGAAAGTGCAGCAAGTAATGCCAATGAGAAGGTGCCGGCTACGTCCAGTAAGAGTGAGGACGTTTCAAAGTATCGACCAAATCCTGATGGTCTTATTAGCAAAACACAACCAACCGCCCAG GAAGGTGATGGTGACGATGTGTATCGTCCTCCTAGAATTGCTCCTACTTCTATGGATATGGATAAATCTTCAAAGCAAGAAAGAAATGCCATCCGAAGAGATAGAGAAATTCTGAAACAGGCTAAGCAAAGCGATTTTATCAGAACAATGGTGAATGATATGGAGGAAAGACCTGAAGAG ATACGAGATTTTATGGGAAATAGCAGAGAAGTGGATAAGTATGTTAGCCAACAGGACGAGCGTTCTAGGCAAGAGGAGGAACTATTCACCCGTGTTCCTATGACGAAACAGGAGAGGAAGAGAGAGAAGTACATGAAGAAAGCAACAAATGG GATGCAAGGCATAACAGAAAGTTTATTTGATGAAGTCAAAGGATTACACTTTGAAGATGATTCTGGTGAGCAAACAATGGGCTTCAAAAAGGGTAGCAAAAGAAATGGGAAGCATGGGAAGCTGAAGAAGCGAAAG AGGAAACATTGA